Part of the Mycolicibacterium mengxianglii genome is shown below.
CCTGGGGCCGTTGCTCACCGATGACCAACGCCAATATCTGACCTGCGATGCCACCTGCGAAGTCTGGTTCGAACGTGCCGGCCAGCCCCTCGGATCCGGGCGGGAAACCCGAACGATCAGCCGTCGCCTACGCCGAGCCCTCGAGCACCGGGACCGCAGCTGCGTCATCCCGGGTTGTGGCGCCACGCGGGGTTTGCACGCCCATCACATTGAGCATTGGGAAGATGGTGGGCCTACCGAGATGTCGAACCTGGTGCTGGTCTGTCCTTTTCATCACCGGTTGCATCATCGGGGTGGTATCACCATCACCGGACCCGCCGAACAGCTGGTCGTCACCGACCCGGCCGGCCGTCGCCTCAGCGCAGGGTCGCTGGCACGTCCCCCGACGACACCGCCACCCGATGTGCCGCCGTGTCCCGGACCTACCGGAGAACGCGCCGACTGGTGGTGGTACCAACCCTTCCAACCACCACCGACCGCCAACTGACCAACTTCGACCTGGGCCAGTCAGTGCTCATGATTCAGGTGGCGCGCGCCCTCAGCCACGGCGGCGGAAAACTCACATCCAAACGCTGCGTTGCCCGGTAGCCGTCCCATGTGGGTATGCCCTGTGGCTGCCCGAGGTAGATGCCGCGGGCGGCGGCGATGACGCGACCGCGCTGGACCGGCCATTGCAGATAGTCGGCGATCTCGGTCAGCAGGCCGGTCCTCGCCTCGTCCAGTGCCTGGTCGATCAGCCGCACCGCTGGCAGTGCATTCGTCTTGTCCCCGTTGCAGCGCGCGCAAGCCAGCACCAGATTCGCCAGACCGTCGATACCGACAAGGGACCAGGGGAGGACGTGATCGATCGGGTTGTCCTGCGGTAGATGGGCATTGCAGTAGAAGCAATGCGGCCCGAACACCTCCTTGAAGGGCTCACGTACCGCCGCCATGGCCGAGCGTTCCCGCCCGAACAGATGCCCTGCAACATCAGGAACGTTCTCGTCGAGGAACCTGTTCATACGGCGCACATCCTCGACCCACATGATTTCCAGGGTCGGTCTGAGAAGCCCGGCCAGTCGTGCCAGCCCGTCGCCGACGCCCGCCTTCAACGTGATTGCGTTGCCGTGTTTGTGCAGAGTCTTGCGGCTGATCTTGTCGTGCAGGAACGAGTCGTCGTAGAGGAATGCATCACTGGCAGCGGCGCCCGGCAGCTTCTGCAGGCGATGCAGTGGCTGTTGAGCAAGACAAAGACCTACCTCGGCGATCGCCCGCAAATACGCAGCAGGCGCGCGCAACTGCGCGACATCAACAGAGCGACAGGTCAAGCCTGCGGCCTTTCTCAGATCGTTGGCGGCGAACAGGATTCGCGATCGTCCGTCGTTCGACTGCCGCAGTTCACGCCCGTCGAATGGGCGGATCTGCTGCCAGTAGATGTCGAGGACCCGATGGGCCAACTCCGGGATCGGCACCACGAGTTCGTCGGCATGGTGTTCCGGCAGGTTCTCGACACAATGCTCGAGCAGCGCCATCAGTGTTGCGAGCTTGTACGTCGCGACGCGCAGCCCGGTCTCGAGGATCGCCACGACCCGTTGCCCCAGCACGAGTGGGTCGGCGTTTCGAGAATTCACCGACTCATTATGTGTGTCGCGGCTTAGCTGTTCCCGAGATGATCCTCGGGTGTCCGGCGTCTGGCGTCTGATCGCCGAGAAGTCGCTCGGAGGTGGGCATTCGCGCACCTGGTTCGTCGGGCGGCCAGTGTGACAATTTGGGAACGGACCGGCCAATCAGTAATCATTGGCAGCCGCATGCAGAGCCCGGGCGGCCTTGCGCGTCGTGGGCTCCGGCCACCGATCAGGCACGTGCAGGATCAGCGCATACCGGGTGCCCGCCACCGAACAGGCCAGTTGGCGTCCCATAGGCGGAGAGGACAACTCGTAGACCTTCCGCCTCCGCGAGTGCCGCAGTGCCAGGCAGCGTGCAACGTCGTCGTCGGTGAGGCCGAGGTGGCCGGCCGCGGACGAAACCGCCTGTACCGCTTCGTCACCCGACATCGAAGACAGGATCGCGGCAGCTCCCGCGCACGCGGTCGCGCCCACGCGTTGGCCGGGCCGCGGTGTCAGGGGCAACGGCAACCTGCCGGGGTGGACGTCGACGAAGATCACCTGGTTGCCGAGGAGCCGAACCAATGAGATCGTGTGCCCGTCCAAATCCGGTGTCGCACAGGCACGAAAAAGGTTGTGGGCCACCGCATCGGGATCGGAGAGCTCAGACCACCGGGCGCCGACCCGAAGGCCGTCGGCTCCGCGGGCGATGAAGCCGACATCCTCCAGTGTGCCAAGCAGGTCGGAGACCGAGCTCTTGGGTAGCCCGAGCATCCCCATCAGCGCCGCGGGCGTGCGGGCGGTGCCCGCCGATACAGCGCCCAGGACGCGGACGCCGCGGTGGACGGCGGGGGTACGCGGCCCGGCTATCCCCATGGCTCGTACTCCGCGGCGTTGTGCACGTCGATCAACCGTGGGGTGATGTACCGGGAGGCTCTGGCGACGCGCGCACCGCTGTGCAGGGTGATGCCGATGTCGATGGCCGCCCGCACCAGGGCGGTTGGATCCTGCGTCGCGGTGGCGATGATCGCTCCGCCGGCGCGGATCTCCTCCACGGCGTTTCTGGCGCCGTCGACGCCGACAATCGGTACGTTGAGGCTGCGATCCCGCAGGACGCGCGAGATACCAACGGCGATCTGGTCATTGGCAGCGAAGAAACCGTCGATCGCAGCGCCGGCAACCAGGATCTCCTCGGCGGCGCGTAGTCCCGACCCAGCGTCCAATTCGCCGTAGCTGGTGGCTGCCACCTCGATCGCGGGGTGCGGGGAGATGGCGGCCAGGCAACCGGCAATGCGGTCGGAGTTGGCGGTGATGGGGATTCCGCCGACGACGGCGATGCGCCCTCGCCCTCCCAAAGCGCTCGCCAACGCCGAGCCGGCGAGGAAGCCGGCCTTCGTGTTGTCCGTCGCCACCACCGCGTCGGCGCCGCTGACCGCCGAACCGATGGCTACCACCGGAATTCGTGCTGTCCTGGCACGGGCGCATGCGTCCTCGAGCCCGTCAGAGGCCACCGGCTCGATCAGGATCAAATCCACACCCGCGTCGACGAATTCGAGGATCTGCCGGGACTGATTCGCCCTGTCCTCCTTCGCCCGGTGGACGTGGAGGCGTGCGGCGAGTCGGTCGGCCTCCCCATGGAGCGCGCCGATCTCGGCGAGGAAGAAGCTCTCGTCGATCGGGTAGCTGAACCCGATGTCGTGGATCGGCCAGTTCTGTGCGCGGGCGCTCGACGCCAGCTCGAAGACGCTCGGGCCCAGCACGTAAGTGCCGTCGACGCCGCGGGTCAGCAGCATTTCGTCGGCCAGTGCGTGACAGATGCCCATCACGCTACTTTTGGGGAAACCCGTGAGTTCGGTCAGCTCGGCAAGCGTCATCGGCCGTCCGGCGTCACTGACCGTCTGCAGGACGGCGGCCGCACGCGTGAGGGCGGGCACGCGTCCGTTGCGCACCGGCGAGTCGTCTGCCACGACCACGTGGTCTGCCATGCGAAAAGCGTAGTGGACCTGCTGTCTTCGAAGACCGTGACCTGCCATGGCCTTTCGGCCCACAACGTCCGGGAAGGTTGTTGACAACCCCAAGATGGGGTGCTTAGTGTGTGTTTCATCACTCGACACTGGGTTCGATATATGAAACAGACGCGTTGGGTGTTCGCCTGCCCGGGTGGGTCTCGGGCGAGGTGCACGTAGTCGGCGTCGACGCGTGGTTCTCACCCAGGCCGAAGGATGAATCAATGGCGATTTCCCAGCGTGTAGTCGGTGTGATCAGCGTGGCGTTGACCATGGCGATGATCACCGGAGGGTGTACCAAGAAGAACGAAGAGGCCGCTCCTGCAACCCCCGGCGGAGCCAGCGCGGAGCAGAGCCAAGGGGCATCCGGAGGCGCCATCAAGGTCGCCTTCGTGCCGAAACTGCAGGGTTCGCCTTACTTCGAGGCCATGGACACCGGCGCCAAGAAGGCAGCCGCCGACCTCGGCAATATCGAATGGCTGTACCAGGGACCCACGTCAGCCGACGCCGCCGCGCAGGCGCAGATCGTCCGATCCTTCATCCAACAGAAGGTCGACGTGCTGGTGGTAGCGCCCAATGATCCCGATTCGATGGCGCCGTTGATGAAAGAGGCCCAGGACGCCGGCATCAACGTGCTGACCGCGGACACCGACGCGCCCAACTCGGTGCGTGAGGCGTTCGTCAACCAGGCCACCGCCGACGGGATCGGCACCACCACCGCCGAGACCCTGATGCAGGCGATGGGCGGTAAGGGCAAGTGGGCCATCGTGTCCTGCGGCGAGACAGCCGAGAACCTGAACTCCTGGATCGAGGTCGAACGGGCCTACGTGCAGGAGAAGTATCCGGAGGCTGAACTGGTGGACGTCGTGTACTCCGGTGAGGACCAGGCCAGGGGAACGCAGATGTCCACCGACCTGATGAGCGCGCACCCCGACCTGAAGGGCCTGGTAGGGCAGTGCACCACCTCGGCCGTCGGTGTGGCGCAAGCGGTCAAGGACGCAGGCAAGATCGGCCAGGTCTTCACCGTCGGCGTCGGCACGCCGAAGTCGATGGCGCCCTACCTGGAAGACGGATCCTCCTCGGGCTCGATCCTGTGGAACGTGGAGAACCTCGGCTACCTGACGGTGTGGGCCGGCCAGCAGGTGGCCAACGGCACCCCGTTCGCGGCAGACAACAAGATCAACGACGAGATGTCCGACGTGAAATGGGACGAAGCCAGCAAGACCCTGGTCCTCGGTGAACCCCTGCTGATCACCACGGAGAACGTCGGCGACTTCGACTACTGATGCCCGCCGGACGGGCGGCAGGCGAAAGTGGCTGCCGCCCAACCGGTCACCTATTCCGCCCCTTGGAGGGTTCATGGCGCAGGAGCCTCGACTGACCCTCACCGGGGTCGTCAAGAGCTACGGCGCGGTCAAGGCCATCAGGCATGCCGACTTCGAGGTCCAGCCCGGCCAGGTGCATGCACTGGTGGGGGAGAACGGCGCCGGGAAGTCCACGCTGATCAAGATCGTCTCCGGAGCCACCGCACCCGACGCGGGTGAAATGACCTATGACGGTGAACGGGTATCGATCACCTCCACCGTCGACGCCATCGCCCTCGGCATCGCCACGGTGTACCAAGAGCCCCAGCTGTTCAGCGAGCTCACCGTCGCAGAGAACATCTTCATGGGCCGCGAGATCGTCACGCGCGGCCGCGTCGACTGGGCAGCGCAGAACGAACAGGTGGTGGCCCTGCTCGAATCCCTCGGCCTGCCAGCAGAACTGGTCACAGCGACTGTCGGTGGTCTGTCGGTGGCCACCCAGCAGCAGGTGTCGATCGCCAAAGCGCTGGCAGGCGATGCCGGAGTCCTCATTCTCGATGAGCCGTCGGCCATCTTGACCGACGCCGAGATCGAGGTCCTGTTCGGCATCATCCGCAGACTGGCCGACGACGGCGTGGCCATCATCTACATCTCCCACCGGCTCGACGAAGTGGTCAAGATCGCCGATCAGGTCACCGTCATGCGGGACGGCAGCACCATCGGCAGCTACCCGATCGCCGACATGACGGTGCGGCGCATGGCCGAACTGATGGTGGGAGAGGCGCTTTCGGAGCACACGGGCACCCGTACCGCGCCCAAGGGTGAACCCGTCCTCGAGTTGAAATCCCTGGCGCGGGTCGGCTCCTTCCACGATGTGAGCCTGGAGCTGGGCTCCGGTGAGATCCTCGGCCTCTACGGGCTGGTCGGTTCCGGTGTCGCGGAGATCGCCGAATGCATCCACGGATTGGCGAAGACCAGCGGCGGCGAGATCGTAGTGCAGGGACGGGCGGTGGCCCCGCGCTCACCGCGGGAAGCCGCGCGAGCCGGCATCGCCCTGCTGCCCGCCAACCGCAAGACCGAGGGCATGTTCTCATTCCAGTCCATCTCGTTCAACATCTCGATCGGCCACCTCCAACTGCTCTCTCTCGGAGGAGTCTTCGTCGACCGGCGCCGCGAACGCAGCGTGGTCAAGGACCTGATGAAGCGGCTCTCGGTGCGCGCGTCCAACGAAAACCAGTCTGTCGGCACACTGTCCGGCGGCAATGCGCAGAAGGTGATGCTGGCCCGCCAACTCGTCGAGCAGCCCAAGCTGCTGCTGCTGGCCGAGCCCACCCAGGGTGTCGACATCGGCGCCAAGGAGGAGATCCACCGCATCATCACTGATCTCGCCGACAACGGCACCGCCGTCCTGGTGGTCACCTCCGACCTGCAGGAGGCGTTGCGGATCGCCGATCGACTGCTGGTGGTGCGGGCCGGCACCATCAACGCGGAGTTCGGTCCCGACGCCCGGCAGGCCGACGTACTGGCCGCGGCCGCTGGAGACCGGGAAGGATCGGCAACGGCATGAGTGCAACACTCGGTCCCAATGCCCCCACCGCGGCTCCGGTCAAGACGCGCGGCCGGGTGCTGCCGTCGCCGGTGACACCGGCCGAGATCGCGCTGATCGCCGTCCTGGTGGTGTTGTGGATCGCGCTGGCTTTCGCGACGCCCGCGTTCCTCAGCGCGGGCTCGATCATCCCGCTGCTCGTCGAGGTGGCACCGGTCGCGTTGATCGGCATCGGGATGACCTTTGTGATCATCACCGCCGGCATCGACGTCTCCGTCGGCGGCGCCATCATGGTCTGCTCAGTGGTGACGGCCAAGCTGATGCGCGACCAGGCACTGCCCGTGTGGTGGTGTCTGGTCGTGGCGCTCGGAACCGGTGCGGTGCTGGGCCTGGTCAACGGCGCACTCATCGCCTACGGGCGGGTGCACGCCATCATCATCACTTTCGGCACCGCGAACCTCTTTCTCTTCGTGGGGTTGCAGATCTTCGGCTCCCAACCGATCGCCGGCATGCCCAACACGTTGGCGTGGTTCGGTCGCGGCATCGACGGCCGCACGTTGGGAGTGCCGAACAGCTTCGCGATCACCGTGATCCTGACCGCCATCGCGTGGTGGTATCTGCGGCACACCCCTGGGGGCCGGCACTTCTTCGCTGTCGGCGGTGATCATGTCGCCGCGAGACTGGCCGGTATCAGGGTGCAGCGCCGCATCCTGATCGCCTACGTCATCACCGGGCTGCTGATCGGGCTGGCATCCGTCTTCACCCTGGCCAAGGGCACCTCCAATTTGGATCAGTCGGTCGGGTCGGGCCAGGAGCTGGCGGTGATCGCGGCGGTGGTCATCGGCGGTACCTCGATCGTGGGCGGGCGTGGCTCGGTACTGGGCACCCTGCTCGGTGCGCTTCTGGTGCAAACCGTGAAATCTGGTGTGACGCAACTAGGGTGGCCTTCGCAGCTGTCCGACCTGTTTGTCGGCATCTTCATCGTCGTCGCCGTGGGAACCGACCTCATCCGTCGACGTGCCAGGGGGAATCCGTGACCGCCGACACCGCAGCGCCGCCCGCCCCGCCGAAACCGGACGCGCGCAGCCGAGCGGACAAGCTTCTCGAAGCAGTCCTGACCCAGCGGATCGTGCTGCTCGGCATTCTCATCGTGGTCGTCGTCGCGTGGCTGATGTACCTGAGCGCAGGCGGCTATTTGTCCGGCGATTACGACTTCGACTACATGTCGGCGGTGTTGATCGATGCCGTGCCCCTGGCGATGCTGGCCTTCGCCGAGCTGGTCGTCATCGTGTCCGGCCGCGGCGGGATCGATCTCTCCGTGGGTGCCATGGTGTCGCTGGTGTGCATGATCTTCGGATTCGCCTACGGCCAGTGGGGCTGGCCGTTGCCGGTCGCGGTGCTGCTGGCCGTGGCTGTCGGCGCTCTGCTGGGAGCCATCAACGGATTCCTGGTGGCCCGCATCGGCTTTCCCGCCCTCATCGCGACGTTGGCGACCTACTACGCCTACAAGTCCATCGCGCTGGTGATCAACGACCAGAAACCGATCAACAGCCCGCAGATCCAGGACCTGTACTCGCTGACCAGTTCGGTCAGCGTCCCGATCATCGGGGACTACATCCCCGACGTGCCGTTGGGCGTGTTCACCTTTCTGCTACCGGTGCTGGTGGTGTTGTGGCTGGCGCTGGGCCGTGGGACCTACGGGCGGCGGGTTTACGCCGTCGGCACCAACGACGTGGCGGCGCGGTGGGCGGGGGTCGACGTTGCGGCCACCCGGATGCGCGCCTACGTGACGTCCGGGGTTTTGTCCGGTCTGGTGGCGGTCTACATCACTGCTGAGTTCGCCTCGGCCCGACCGGATGCCGGCACTGCAGGCAACGGGCTGGCGCTGCCGGCAATCACCATCGCCGTGCTCGGTGGCGTCGCAATCACCGGTGGCATCGGACGACTGGCCGGAGTCCTGCTCGCCGCGCTGCTGATCGTGTGGCTCAACGCGGGCATCATCTTGTACTTCGAGGGCAACACCGGAACTCAGTTCCAGCTGCTCGCGCTCGGCGTCGTCCTGATCCTGGCCGCCCTGCTCAACGGATTTACCACCCGACGATTCCGCGGCGGCGACTGAGTCGACTGTTTGAGAAACGGAGATCCCGTGACTGTTCTCGATGCCTTCTCACTCACCGGTAAGCGCGCCCTGGTGACCGGTGGCAACCGCGGCCTCGGCTTCGCCTTTGTGCGGGGCCTGGCGGAGGCGGGCGCCGATGTCGTCTTCGTTTCCCGCGACGTCGACCGAAACGCCGCCGCCTTGGCCGAACTCGCGGAGGAAGGGTTGCGGGTGCAGGCGTTCGAGGTGGACGTCACCGCGACGGACGGCCCCGCCGCGGCCATCGATGGCGCGGTCGAACGGCTCGGCGGGCTGGATCTGTTGCTCAACAATGCGGGGCTCGCCATCCACCAGGCCGCGCTCGAAATCTCCGATGACGACTGGGATCTCGTCTTCGATGTGAACACCCGTTCACTGTGGAGGATCAGCCAGCGGGCCGGTGCCTACATGAAAGACCATGGTGGCGGCAACATCCTCAACATCGGCTCGATCAGTTCGATCATCGTCAACCGGCCGCAGTTTCAAGCCTCTTACAACGCCTCGAAGGCTGCGGTGCATCAACTGACGAAGTCCTTGGCCGCCGAGTGGGCGCCCTACGGCATCCGGGTGAACGCACTGGCCCCCGGCTACGTCAAGACCGAGATGGCCCCGGTCGACAGGCCGGAGTTCCGTCAGCACTGGATCGAGGACACACCGATGAAGCGTTACGCGCTGCCCGAGGAGATCGCGCCGACCGTGGTGTACATGGCCTCAGACGCCTCGGCATTCATGACGGGATCGGTCGTCGTCATCGACGGCGGTTACACCGTCTACTGAGCGTTTCGCACGACGATCACGGGATGTAGGTCCGTGTGCGCGGAAAGCCGGTGTCCGGTCTCGAATTCGAGCAGTGCGAACGGCCGCCAGACACCAGGCTGCACGTCGGTGTGGCCGCAGCGGTCACAGAAAGCGAACTGACTACCGGGTGTGCGCGACCTACGGTAAGTTGCCGACCGTAGCGAGCAAACTTCAGGGGTGGCCGTGGGCATGTCGTTGGCGGATCTGGATCGGTGGGATCCCAACGCCATTCAGACGGTGTTCGCTGCTGCCACGGATAACTCCGCGACGACAAGGATGACGTCTGACCAACTGGGCCAGATCATCGATGCAGTCCCCGGGGAGGGCGAGGCGCACGACGCCGCCCGCGCTGCCAACACTGGTATCCGGCGGGATCTCAATCTGCACGCCGACGAGCTCGACGCGGTAGCCGAGGCAGCCAGAGCTGCGGAGACGGCGATCCGGTCCATCAAGTCTGACTGGCGCCACCTCCAGGAGGAGGCGGCAGCGGTCGGCATGACAATCGACCCGGCCTCGGACACCGTGACCTACGTCGAATCCAGCGACCCGGAGGAAGCGGCAATCCAGGAGGAGAACTACCGAATCATCTGCGCCGAGATCGAGCGCCTGCTTACACGTGCCGACCAGGCCGACGAGACCCTCGCGCTGGCGATCGACGGCGCCGACGGCCGCAAGTCAGCGGACGAGATCGCTCAAGAACTCGACCAGCAGTGGGTCGCCGCGGAGGACGCCGAAGGCGTTGTCCACGACGCGCTCGGCGGCGATCAGGGTGCTGCCGGCCGGGTGAACAGGGTTCTGGACACGATCACTGCCGAGCAGCAGGCCGGCCAGGTGCCGCTGACGACAGAGCAGGCGGCGGTGCTCAGCCAGTTACAAGCTCAGCAGCACGGCATGTCAGTTGAGGCGTTGCACACGGCTGAAGAACGTCTCGGCGATGACCGGAACATGGTCGGCAATTCCTGGCAGCTGATGAGCAACCCCAAAGTGGAATTCCCGAAGACCGAGCTCAAGCCCGGAGCGAAGGCCGATTTCGACACCAGCACGCGGGGCGGCTTCGAGCAGCTTCCCCTGAGTGTGCAGGAACCGCTGCGCGGAACCACATTTGTTGACGGTGAACTCCAGAACGCCTCGGAATTGAGCGTTGTCGCCGAAATAGTGGACAACGGTGACACCCGGTTCCAGAACGGCACTGACGTCGACCGCGGCATCATGGGCCGTGCGACGGATCTGATGAAGGCTTCCACCCTGGACCAGACGTTCAGCTCGATCAACGGCCCACCGGGCCTCACTCAGCAATTGGTGAATCCGCTGTCGGAGAAGCTGTTCGCTGCCGGAAACGCCGATCACATTGTCGATCACGAGCTGGTGACCGGCGTGCAGAACGCACTGCTGCCCGGCATGGAACCGGGGGAGTTCATGCAGTACGCCACCGCCAATCACTGGGGCGACGCCGGCGAAGCGCTAGCAGGGGTCTTTGATTGGACGGGCAGCGCAACGGGGGCCGAGGCGCAGATCGCCGGTGAGACAGCGCAGGCCTACTCGAACTACTTGGGCGAGAACGCTCCGCGCCTGCTGGACATGCCGGGTCACCACACTCTCGGTGAGATCAACCCCAAGTTGGTGCAGGGTTTCGCTGAGGGCCTATCGCCGTATGTGGCCAACATTGCCGGTGAGCAGAACGAGTTGTCGGCCTTCTTCTCGGCACCGGACAGCGACGGCGCGCTCGTCAACGACACGATGCCGGTCGCCAAAGGCATCTTCTCGGTACTAAATACCGATCTCGATGCCGGCCAGATCTTCAACGGCAAGGCCTACGAGGAGATCCTGCGGGACCAGAATGCGTACGCCCAAGGCATCGCCAACAACGTGTCGGATGCGGTGATCAGCAATGAGCACATGCAGGAAGCGAACGCGCTCCGCGCATTGGTCGACGTCGGTACCAACAATGCCTTAGACGCCAAGGGCGGCAACGCGGATGTCCGTGCTGCGGAGACCTACGCTGCCAAGGCAGGCGCCTACGATTTGGCAGTCAAGACAATGGCCGCAGGCGCCGATCTCACCCCTGGCGGTCCCGCTGCCGCCCTTGGTGTCGATGCACTGGGTTCGGCGTTGAAGACCGACATCATCGGTCCGGTGCCGACGCCGACGTCGCAGCCGCAGCTGTACTCGGACATGACCGAATACGACGCTCACCGGGCGGTTCTCAACGGTCTCCATGCCAACGGTGTGAAGATCGATCTGCCCCCCGGTTTCATCTCGCCCGGTGAAGGAGGAGACGTCGGACACATCCTGTCCTTCGAAGAGATCAAGAGGTTCGAACAGTGGTCCGGCATGGATAAATACGAGTACAACAAGCAGATGCGACTCGCAATAGCCGACGCCGTGGGGGCCGAGTACGTGGCCACAATCGGATCCGACAAGGACGCCTACAACCAGGTCATCAAGAACCCGCGCCCGTGGGCCCCGGACCGATGAACCGAAGGTTGGTCGTGCGGCCCGCGGTAGCGTTTCTCTGCGCAGTGATCCTGTCCTCGTGCACCCAGCAGACGTCCGGGCAGCCTGCTCGTGTGCCGATACCAGAACCGTGGACCGGGGTGATGGCAGATGTCAGCGCAGTGTGGAGCGCTGAACCCGGAATCGATTTGTTGACGGGCCCGGCTGTCATAGTGCGGGCATACGTTGAGTCTCACGCTCTCGCGACTGCGATGGGCACCGACGATGTGGTGTATCCCGGGTTCACCCGAGCCGTGCTATCGCCCGCGGAAACAGGTGAAGTACCCGGGATCCCGTGGCCCGAAGCAACCGGCCCACTGCCTTATCCGCTGGTCGGAACCGAGCGCGAACACATTCTGCGGATCGACAGAGCAGACCGCGAGGTTACCGCCATGGTGTGCTCTTACAGCCGGTACACCGCCAGTTATGACCTCGGTAACGGCAACTACGGGCCCTACCCGGGTGGTGGAGACGACGACGGTGTGGTGGCAATGCAGTTGACCATGACTGCCCCGGCAACCTCCTCGAATCCCCTGCCGCCGCAACGCGGTCCATCGCGCGCGCCCAGTGATGACGTCTTCGGTAAATGGCGGATCGACTCGCGGCGGTTGGACCTCATCACGGCCGAGCCCGAATGGCCCACGGCAACGGAAGACCTGCAAGCCTGCCGCGACCGTGCTCCGGATCCGGTGGAGCGCCGCAAGTTCCTGCGCCAAGGTGAACACCCACGATCCGACTACCCGACGCTGCCGGCCTACCCGGGTTGGCCGGCAGCACCACCGTCTTAGGAGCATCATGCCCAAACGATTGTCGGTCGACCCGCATGCGCTGAATCATGCAGCCACCACAGTCGCTGCTCGCGGTGACGAGTGGGTCAGCGGCCACGCCGCCGCGAGCTCACGCATTTCGTCTGCACGCCTGGGCTGGACGGGTCGCTCTGCAGACGCGTTGGCCGGCCGCGCCGCAAAATGGGACTCGCGCGCCAAGGCTCTACAGCACCAAATCGAGAATCACGCCAACGATATTCGAGTCACCGCCACCTCGTTTACCCAGGCCGACGAAAATCACAGCACGGTGCTGCGCAACGTC
Proteins encoded:
- a CDS encoding SDR family oxidoreductase; translation: MTVLDAFSLTGKRALVTGGNRGLGFAFVRGLAEAGADVVFVSRDVDRNAAALAELAEEGLRVQAFEVDVTATDGPAAAIDGAVERLGGLDLLLNNAGLAIHQAALEISDDDWDLVFDVNTRSLWRISQRAGAYMKDHGGGNILNIGSISSIIVNRPQFQASYNASKAAVHQLTKSLAAEWAPYGIRVNALAPGYVKTEMAPVDRPEFRQHWIEDTPMKRYALPEEIAPTVVYMASDASAFMTGSVVVIDGGYTVY
- a CDS encoding TPR repeat region-containing protein; amino-acid sequence: MAVGMSLADLDRWDPNAIQTVFAAATDNSATTRMTSDQLGQIIDAVPGEGEAHDAARAANTGIRRDLNLHADELDAVAEAARAAETAIRSIKSDWRHLQEEAAAVGMTIDPASDTVTYVESSDPEEAAIQEENYRIICAEIERLLTRADQADETLALAIDGADGRKSADEIAQELDQQWVAAEDAEGVVHDALGGDQGAAGRVNRVLDTITAEQQAGQVPLTTEQAAVLSQLQAQQHGMSVEALHTAEERLGDDRNMVGNSWQLMSNPKVEFPKTELKPGAKADFDTSTRGGFEQLPLSVQEPLRGTTFVDGELQNASELSVVAEIVDNGDTRFQNGTDVDRGIMGRATDLMKASTLDQTFSSINGPPGLTQQLVNPLSEKLFAAGNADHIVDHELVTGVQNALLPGMEPGEFMQYATANHWGDAGEALAGVFDWTGSATGAEAQIAGETAQAYSNYLGENAPRLLDMPGHHTLGEINPKLVQGFAEGLSPYVANIAGEQNELSAFFSAPDSDGALVNDTMPVAKGIFSVLNTDLDAGQIFNGKAYEEILRDQNAYAQGIANNVSDAVISNEHMQEANALRALVDVGTNNALDAKGGNADVRAAETYAAKAGAYDLAVKTMAAGADLTPGGPAAALGVDALGSALKTDIIGPVPTPTSQPQLYSDMTEYDAHRAVLNGLHANGVKIDLPPGFISPGEGGDVGHILSFEEIKRFEQWSGMDKYEYNKQMRLAIADAVGAEYVATIGSDKDAYNQVIKNPRPWAPDR
- a CDS encoding WXG100 family type VII secretion target, with product MPKRLSVDPHALNHAATTVAARGDEWVSGHAAASSRISSARLGWTGRSADALAGRAAKWDSRAKALQHQIENHANDIRVTATSFTQADENHSTVLRNVAAGLPNPD